A stretch of DNA from Mycobacterium senriense:
GCGCGATGCGGAAGGCGATGTTGGACTTGACCTTTTGCAGCGAGGACAGGTCCAGCCGCTGCCCGCCCAGCATGAAGAAGACGTTCGCGCCGCGCCCTTCCTGGCCGATGTGGATGATGAGATTGATCCACTTCTCGTGGTTGGCGAACAGTTCCAGGTACTCGTCGACGATGACGAGCAGGACCGGCACCGGCGGCAGATCGCGCCCGGCGAGCCGGATCTCCTCGTAGTCGTTGGCGTCACGTGCGCCCACGGAGGTGAACAGCTCATAGCGCTGCTTGATCTCGCCGTCAATGACCCTGCGCATCCGCTCGGCCAGGTGCCGTTCGTCCTTCCCGAGGTTCGACAACGCGGCCACTACATGCGGGATGCCGAGGATGTCCTGCGCCGCCGATTCGAACTTCATGTCGACAAAGATGACGTTGAACGTCTCCGGGGAGTGAGTGAGCGCGATGCCGTAGACCAACGACAGGAAGAACTCCGACTTACCCGAGCCACTGGTGCCGATGACGACGGAGTGGAACCCGAAGCCGCCGAAGTCCTTGGCGCGGATGGTGATGTTCTGCAGCTCCCCGTTGGGTTTGGCACCGACCGGGACCTCGCACCAGCGCTCGTCGCCGCGGCCGCGGCGTTCGGCCCAGAGCCGGTCGACGTCCAGGTCGCGAGGGTCGCTGATGCCGAGGGCGCGCAGCAATTCGGTTGCGCCGCTGACGGAGTCGGCGATCTCGCTGCGGCTGGTCGGCGACCAGCGGGCCATCGCCCGTGCGTAGCGGTAGGCGCGGTGCACGGAGAGCTGGTCGGCGTGGGCGAAGAACTTGTTCCGAACCCGCAGCAGTGGTGCCGGGCGGTCGTCTTCGCCGTCGGCGTCGGAGCCGTTGCGGTGCAAGGCTACTTGACCGTTGACCGAGCCGTTGGGTGAGCTGTGGCGTTCGCTGAGGTCGAACACCTGGTCGCCGGCGAAGCCCACGCCGGTGCCGATCCGGGAGGCGATGCGCAGCAAAGTGATTCCCGCCTTGCCGACCTGGCCGACGACGCTCTCCCAGGCGTCGGGGCTGCCGGTGTTGTCGTCGACGATCACCAGGTGCGGGCCGAGGTCGACCGTGCCCGTGCCGGTTTCCAGGGCTGAGCCCATCGCGGTGGGACTTGCCGCGGCCAGCGGCGTCCAGGCGCCACGTTTGCCCTTCATGTGCAGCTCGGCACCGAGGGTCTCTTCGAGTTCCTCGGGTGTGGCGAAGACCAGGCGACGAAACCCGCAGGCGTCGAAGAGCTCGTCGTGCAGATTGTGCGGCAGCCACACAATCCACGACCACACCTCGGGGTTGCGGGTCACCACCATCAGCTTGACGTCGCGTGGGTTATGAAAGACCGCCAGGGAGCACAGCACCGAGCGCATCAGCGACCTGAGCCGGTCCAGATCCTCGCCCACGAAGCTGAATCCGGGCGCAGAGCGCAGGTTGACCACCTTGGCGATGTCGCGAATCTTGCGCTGCTCCAAGATGAAATCCCGGAGCGCCTGCCCGGTGACGGGCTCGAGCTCCTCATCGGAGGCGATGTCGGGCCAGGTCACCGATAGCACCGAATCCGGTGCGTGCTGCACGCCGGTGCCGAGCCGCACCTCCAGGAAGTCCGCGTCGCTGCGCCCTCGTTCCCACATCCGCGGGCCACCAATGATGGCGCCGAGACCGCGGGGGTCGGCGTGCACGGAGTTCTGCCACTCGCGTTGCGCGCACACGGCGGTCTGGATCTCGTCGCGGTTGCCGTCGAGATCACGTAGGTAGCGTCGACGGCCCTTTTCCATTTCGCCCCAGGTGATCTTGCGGGCTCGCCCGAAGCGCCCGGAGAAGGCCAGCATGCTGAAGGCGCCGATGCCCATCAGGGGGAAGAAGCCGGTGGTCAGGCTGCGCACGCCCGAGACGTAGAGCATGACGATGGTGCCGATGAGCGCCACGATCAGCGCCGGCACACCGATCATCACCCAGATGTTGCGCGGCTCGCGTTCCGGCAGCGCGATCGGCGCGCTGGGTGCTACCCGCACCGGTTTCGGCGGCTCGATCTTGACGCGGTTGATGGGGAACGCTTTCTTGGACATTCTCTAGCCTCCCGGCTTCGCCGATGTCGTCACCACAGCCACCTTGCCGAGCGCCGGGACGGTGTCCCGCGCCAAAAGCGCTGCCTCCCTTGATAGTGCCGGGCCCGCAGCGAAGGTCCGCAGCAGCGGCCAGGGCGCCTGCACCGCCGACCCCGGGTCGAGCCCGAGCGCGCGCAACGTCGTGTCGTCATTGGTGATGCCGAACCGCACCCCGTTGTCCGCTACCCAGAACAACGATTCCCGGGAGTCGGAGGTGACCACGCCGCTGGTCGACGTCACGAAGTTCGCCGCGCCGGGTAAGACCAGCACCTGGTTGGCGACCACCGAAGCCGGGTCGCGGTCGTCGCGTACCAGGTGCACGATGCGGTTGTCCATGTACGACGGCGTGGGCAGTCCGCGTCCGTTGTAGACGACGACACGGGCCTGCGGATCCGTCGACCCCTTCGCCCACCCCACGCAGGTGGTCGGATCGGCCGTGGTGTCAATGAAATTCAGCCGCTTGGTTGGGTAGTAGTCCACCGCGAGCGAGGACACCTCGGGGATGTTGACCAACACGTCGGGAGTCACCACTCGGGGCGCTGTCGAGCCGTAGGAGTTGGCGCTGCGCAACAGGTCGGCGACGAAGCTGGTGACCTTTTGCACGCCGTCGGGCAACAGCACGTAGAACTGCTTGCCGCCGCTGGCGGTCTGGGTCTGCAACACGGCGCCGACCTGTGAGCCCGACACCCAGGTCGATGGCGTGCCCGCCAGGGGCACCGCGGGGACGCCGAGCGGTTCGGTCGCGGGCAGCGCGTCGTAGAGGGCGCGCGAAATCTCCACCGGCAGTGTGACTCCCGGGTCGAGTCCCAGGCTGAGCGTGACCGCCCTGTTCGTCGGATCGATCTGCGAGCGTTTGCCGCCCCAGATCACGAACGTGTTGCCCTCGAACGTGACCAGCACCCCGGCGTCGTCGCTCAGCGGTGTGGCGCGGTCAAAGCCGTCGAGTACACCCGCGATCGAGGTCACCACCGGTCGTTCAGGGCTGCGCGGTCGTCCCGCCGTGTCGCAGACCGCCCACGCCGACGTCGCGCCCCGATGGACCGGCATCGCCGCCGGCGCACCGGGGATGCCGACCAGCGGCCCGGTCGGATACTTCGCTATCTCAGCGGGTTTCACCCACGTCGGCTGGTTCGCCGTGCCGGTCGCCAGCCGCGCGGACGTCAAATTCAGCACCGGGTAGAGCCGGCCGTCGATCCGGGCGTAGAGCGCTCCGGAATCGCGGTCGCCGATGATCGCCGAATCACCCACGATCCCGGTCGGTTTCAGTACGTTCAGCAAGAGCATCCAGCCGCAGGCGATGACCACCAGGAGTATCGACAACACCAGCGCGGCGGTCTGCTTACGGTCATCGTGCTTCATGCGCACCGAGAAGCGGGTGGTCGCCGCGCGCAGCCGACGGTTGTAGAAGAGGTGCCCGGAGTTCTGGTCGCGGTTAGACAAACTCAGCGGCATGCTCAGTACCCCTTGGGTGCTCGGTGAGGATCGGCCTGCTGAATCCGATCGGCTAGGTTCGACGCGTTGAGGGCCACCCCGTAACGGCCCGTCGCATAGTTGATGAATGCGCACGCCTGCGCCACCAGATTGTGGATGTCGCGCGAGGTTCCCGGCTGGTGGTAGGCCGCGAAC
This window harbors:
- the eccB gene encoding type VII secretion protein EccB — protein: MPLSLSNRDQNSGHLFYNRRLRAATTRFSVRMKHDDRKQTAALVLSILLVVIACGWMLLLNVLKPTGIVGDSAIIGDRDSGALYARIDGRLYPVLNLTSARLATGTANQPTWVKPAEIAKYPTGPLVGIPGAPAAMPVHRGATSAWAVCDTAGRPRSPERPVVTSIAGVLDGFDRATPLSDDAGVLVTFEGNTFVIWGGKRSQIDPTNRAVTLSLGLDPGVTLPVEISRALYDALPATEPLGVPAVPLAGTPSTWVSGSQVGAVLQTQTASGGKQFYVLLPDGVQKVTSFVADLLRSANSYGSTAPRVVTPDVLVNIPEVSSLAVDYYPTKRLNFIDTTADPTTCVGWAKGSTDPQARVVVYNGRGLPTPSYMDNRIVHLVRDDRDPASVVANQVLVLPGAANFVTSTSGVVTSDSRESLFWVADNGVRFGITNDDTTLRALGLDPGSAVQAPWPLLRTFAAGPALSREAALLARDTVPALGKVAVVTTSAKPGG